Proteins from a genomic interval of Croceicoccus naphthovorans:
- the purF gene encoding amidophosphoribosyltransferase, with protein MASPDFVQHPYLDTDGDKLREECGIFGVIGARDAAAVTALGLHALQHRGQEAAGITSFDGTEFYSRRGIGHVAENFSTGEAMAELPGEMAAGHVRYSTTGGAGLRNVQPLYADLASGGFAIAHNGNISNAMHLRNDLVRKGAIFQSTSDTEVIIHLVATSRYPTMLDRFVDALRLVEGAYSLIVMTNDGMIACRDPLGIRPLVMGKIEETVVFASETVALDIVGAEFVREIEPGELVEVDFDGQIRSTRPFGKPASRPCIFEHVYFSRPDSISGGRSVYSVRKAIGEQLAIESPAEADLVIPVPDSGVPAAIGYAQQSGVPFELGIIRSHYVGRTFIQPSDGQRSSSVARKHNANRALVQGKRIILIDDSIVRGTTSLKIVQMMRDAGASEVHMRIASPPTMHSCFYGVDTPERSKLLAAQMDVEAMRAFIQADSLAFVSIDGLYRAVGEEERKAKCPQYCDACFSGDYPTRLTDLNERENPQLSLLGEKAA; from the coding sequence ATGGCGTCACCGGACTTCGTCCAGCATCCGTATCTAGACACGGATGGCGACAAGCTTCGCGAGGAATGCGGCATCTTCGGCGTGATCGGCGCGCGCGATGCCGCTGCGGTCACGGCGCTGGGGCTGCACGCCCTGCAGCACCGGGGGCAGGAAGCTGCCGGGATCACCAGTTTCGACGGGACCGAGTTCTATTCGCGGCGCGGCATCGGCCACGTGGCGGAGAATTTTTCGACCGGCGAAGCGATGGCCGAACTGCCCGGCGAAATGGCGGCGGGCCACGTCCGCTATTCCACCACCGGCGGCGCGGGGCTGCGCAACGTGCAACCGCTCTATGCCGATCTGGCCAGCGGCGGCTTTGCCATCGCGCACAACGGCAATATCTCGAATGCGATGCACCTGCGGAACGACCTTGTCCGCAAGGGCGCAATCTTCCAGTCGACCAGCGATACAGAGGTGATCATCCACCTCGTCGCGACCAGCCGATATCCGACGATGCTGGACCGCTTCGTCGATGCGCTGCGTCTGGTCGAAGGTGCCTATTCGCTGATCGTGATGACCAACGACGGCATGATCGCCTGCCGCGACCCGCTGGGCATCCGCCCGCTGGTCATGGGCAAGATCGAAGAGACGGTGGTCTTCGCCAGCGAAACGGTTGCGCTCGACATCGTCGGCGCGGAATTCGTGCGCGAAATCGAACCCGGCGAACTGGTCGAAGTGGATTTCGACGGCCAGATCCGCAGCACGCGCCCGTTCGGCAAGCCCGCATCGCGCCCCTGCATCTTCGAACACGTCTATTTCAGCCGCCCCGATTCGATCAGCGGCGGCCGCTCCGTTTACTCGGTACGCAAGGCCATCGGCGAGCAACTGGCCATCGAAAGCCCGGCAGAGGCGGATCTTGTCATCCCCGTGCCCGATTCGGGCGTGCCTGCCGCCATCGGCTATGCCCAGCAATCGGGCGTGCCGTTCGAACTGGGCATCATCCGCAGCCACTATGTCGGCCGCACCTTCATTCAGCCGAGCGACGGGCAGCGGTCGTCCAGCGTCGCGCGCAAGCATAACGCCAACCGCGCGCTGGTTCAGGGCAAGCGCATCATCCTGATCGACGATTCGATCGTACGCGGCACCACCAGCCTGAAAATCGTGCAGATGATGCGCGATGCCGGGGCCAGCGAAGTGCACATGCGCATCGCCAGCCCGCCGACGATGCATTCGTGCTTCTACGGCGTCGACACGCCCGAACGCAGCAAGCTGCTGGCCGCGCAGATGGACGTAGAGGCGATGCGCGCCTTCATCCAGGCCGACAGCCTAGCCTTCGTTTCCATCGACGGCCTGTACCGCGCGGTGGGAGAGGAAGAGCGCAAGGCAAAGTGCCCGCAATATTGCGATGCCTGCTTCTCTGGCGATTACCCCACGCGGCTTACCGATCTAAACGAGCGGGAAAATCCGCAACTGTCGCTGTTGGGCGAGAAGGCAGCCTGA
- a CDS encoding SAM-dependent methyltransferase, whose amino-acid sequence MGQGNFTRGRHLTGAGSVLQHGAGLFARLLAGSVDKLVDRIDAGMEVGSIEARLPDGSTRTVGGRNPGLHARITIRDWRAIVRLVTGGSVGWYRAWEAGEWDSPDPVPIFALFMANADGLGSLGRAKGPWRWASRFTHWLNRNTIKGARANISAHYDLGNDFYGAWLDPTLCYSSALFAGTDQALEDAQQAKVRALADRLQLSPGDDVLEIGCGWGFLARTLANQHGANVTAISLSDEQLAHAREVNEADATAVDFRKQDYRDTHGTYDAIASVEMVEALGREYWPTYMDCIARNLKPGGRAAIQYISMRDDLFEAYVKSADFIQTFVFPGGLLIRTSEFRRLAEERGLEWRDQADFGLDYAETLKVWRENFDRAAAKGMLPRGFDARFNRLWRFYLMYCEGGFRGGGIDVHQVTLVKPA is encoded by the coding sequence ATGGGACAGGGTAATTTTACACGCGGCAGGCACCTGACGGGCGCGGGATCTGTGCTCCAACATGGCGCGGGGCTGTTCGCGCGGCTGCTGGCGGGCAGCGTCGACAAACTGGTAGACCGGATCGACGCGGGCATGGAAGTCGGATCGATCGAGGCGCGTCTGCCCGATGGATCGACGCGCACCGTCGGCGGGCGCAATCCCGGCCTTCACGCCCGCATCACCATACGCGACTGGCGCGCCATCGTGCGGTTGGTCACCGGCGGCTCGGTCGGCTGGTACCGCGCGTGGGAGGCGGGCGAATGGGACAGTCCCGACCCGGTGCCGATCTTTGCCCTGTTCATGGCAAATGCCGACGGGCTGGGCTCGCTTGGCCGCGCCAAGGGGCCGTGGCGCTGGGCCAGCCGGTTCACGCACTGGCTGAACCGCAACACGATCAAGGGCGCGCGGGCGAACATCTCGGCCCACTACGACCTTGGCAACGATTTCTACGGCGCGTGGCTGGACCCTACGCTCTGCTATTCCAGCGCCTTGTTCGCCGGGACGGATCAGGCGTTGGAGGATGCGCAGCAGGCCAAGGTGCGCGCGCTGGCGGATCGGTTGCAACTGTCGCCGGGCGATGACGTGCTGGAAATCGGCTGCGGCTGGGGTTTTCTGGCGCGAACATTGGCGAACCAGCATGGTGCGAACGTCACTGCGATCAGCCTTTCGGACGAACAGCTTGCCCATGCGCGAGAGGTGAACGAGGCCGATGCCACCGCCGTCGATTTCCGCAAGCAGGACTATCGCGACACGCACGGCACCTACGACGCCATCGCCAGCGTCGAGATGGTAGAGGCGCTGGGGCGCGAATACTGGCCGACCTACATGGATTGCATCGCCCGCAACCTGAAGCCAGGCGGCAGGGCCGCGATCCAGTATATCTCTATGCGCGACGACTTGTTTGAAGCCTATGTCAAAAGCGCGGATTTCATCCAGACGTTCGTCTTCCCCGGCGGCTTGTTGATCCGCACCAGTGAATTCCGCCGGTTGGCCGAGGAACGCGGGCTGGAATGGCGCGATCAGGCCGATTTCGGGCTGGACTATGCCGAAACGCTGAAAGTTTGGCGCGAGAATTTCGACCGCGCGGCAGCCAAGGGGATGCTGCCGCGCGGTTTCGACGCCCGTTTCAACAGGCTATGGCGTTTTTATCTGATGTACTGCGAAGGCGGTTTTCGCGGCGGCGGGATCGACGTGCATCAGGTAACGCTGGTCAAACCCGCCTGA
- a CDS encoding 2-oxoacid:ferredoxin oxidoreductase subunit beta, producing the protein MNDMTPVQTTLKDWETDQEVRWCPGCGDYAILKAVQRTLPQLNADPAKTVFVSGIGCSSRFPYYMESYGFHTIHGRAPAFVTGIKLANPDLDVWMVTGDGDGMSIGGNHTMHILRRNVDVQILLFNNEIYGLTKGQYSPTSREGTKSPTSPAGSVDRPAQPCAFALGSGARFVARGFDVSKNLPEVLKAAHAHKGAAFVEIFQNCIVYNKDVFNDFAAPKGAEDQQLWLADGEPMLFAKGTKGLARDVENMTLKVVDVTDGDWEAAGVMVHDTKNRALAHMLVELPFGPYPMALGVIYDDPRPAYDAVVAEDLAKAREGKTPNLAALLAKGQTWTVDGTAQDPV; encoded by the coding sequence ATGAACGACATGACCCCCGTGCAGACCACGCTCAAGGACTGGGAAACCGACCAGGAGGTACGCTGGTGCCCCGGTTGCGGTGACTATGCGATCCTGAAGGCGGTGCAGCGCACCCTGCCGCAGCTGAACGCCGATCCGGCCAAGACCGTGTTCGTTTCGGGCATCGGCTGTTCCAGCCGGTTTCCGTATTACATGGAAAGCTATGGCTTTCACACGATCCACGGCCGCGCGCCCGCGTTCGTCACCGGCATCAAGCTGGCGAACCCGGACCTCGACGTGTGGATGGTGACGGGCGACGGCGATGGCATGTCCATCGGCGGCAACCACACGATGCATATCCTGCGCCGCAATGTCGACGTGCAGATCCTGCTGTTCAACAACGAGATCTATGGCCTGACCAAGGGCCAGTACTCGCCGACCAGCCGCGAAGGCACGAAAAGCCCGACCAGCCCGGCCGGTTCGGTCGACCGCCCGGCACAGCCTTGCGCCTTTGCCCTGGGTTCGGGGGCGCGGTTCGTCGCAAGGGGCTTCGACGTGTCGAAGAACCTGCCCGAAGTGCTGAAGGCGGCCCATGCCCACAAGGGCGCGGCGTTTGTCGAAATCTTCCAGAACTGCATCGTCTACAACAAAGATGTCTTCAACGACTTCGCAGCGCCCAAGGGGGCGGAGGATCAGCAGTTGTGGCTGGCCGATGGTGAGCCGATGCTGTTCGCGAAAGGCACCAAAGGTCTGGCCCGCGATGTCGAGAACATGACGCTGAAGGTCGTGGATGTGACCGACGGAGACTGGGAAGCGGCAGGCGTGATGGTGCACGATACCAAGAACCGCGCGCTGGCCCACATGCTGGTAGAGCTGCCGTTCGGGCCGTACCCGATGGCGCTGGGCGTGATCTATGACGATCCGCGGCCGGCCTATGACGCGGTTGTGGCCGAAGATCTGGCCAAGGCCCGCGAAGGCAAGACCCCGAACCTTGCCGCGCTGCTCGCCAAGGGGCAGACGTGGACGGTGGACGGCACCGCGCAGGATCCGGTCTAG
- a CDS encoding PilZ domain-containing protein has product MTEYFMNDRYFSASQEDRCSPRLQLTIPVTLRPAGGHGFSSEVQDLSLGGFSAVCVNRLAVGTLCWLKLPGLAALQCEVIWWQSNLVGCAFQNLLSPIVYDDIVSRYRGAANKHRVV; this is encoded by the coding sequence ATGACCGAATACTTCATGAACGATCGCTATTTCTCGGCGTCGCAGGAAGATCGCTGCTCTCCGCGTTTGCAGCTGACGATCCCCGTCACGCTGCGTCCGGCGGGCGGACACGGCTTTTCCAGCGAAGTTCAGGACCTCTCGCTCGGCGGGTTTTCCGCCGTGTGCGTCAATCGCCTTGCCGTCGGCACGCTGTGCTGGCTGAAACTGCCCGGTCTGGCCGCGCTGCAATGCGAAGTGATCTGGTGGCAATCGAACCTTGTCGGCTGCGCGTTCCAGAACCTGCTCAGTCCGATCGTCTATGACGACATCGTCAGCCGCTATCGCGGTGCGGCGAACAAGCACCGGGTGGTGTAA
- a CDS encoding metal-dependent hydrolase yields the protein MDNLTHSLVGALIGQAGLKRKTGLGMPALIFGANLPDLDAGCVVYGLENLAMRRGLTHGPIAWVVLPLLLAAFIWWFDRWQARRGTRPDDRLPVRFGWLYVLSFIGCLSHPALDWLNSYGIRLLEPFSSRWFYGDALFIVDVWIWVVAIATLTISQRREKQGRAKWNRPALVGLVAILAYINANLIITATAEAAAPQRDAIAVPVPLAFWERDLIVDTDGPIYTGYALQRWSLAGGTQPPQMLVDQPACLHPLQLTQFAPNNRELAAFLFWSRAPYIERQERDGQVIDVLRDARFTGSAGSRFQVPVPVPAEAENCLQE from the coding sequence ATGGACAACCTGACCCACAGCCTTGTCGGCGCGTTGATCGGACAGGCGGGTTTGAAGCGGAAGACCGGGCTGGGCATGCCCGCGCTGATATTCGGCGCGAACCTGCCCGATCTGGATGCGGGTTGCGTAGTCTATGGACTCGAAAACCTCGCCATGCGGCGGGGGCTGACCCACGGGCCGATCGCGTGGGTGGTGTTGCCGCTCCTGCTGGCGGCGTTCATCTGGTGGTTCGACAGGTGGCAGGCCAGGCGCGGCACGCGGCCCGACGATCGCCTGCCGGTGCGGTTCGGCTGGCTCTACGTCCTGTCCTTTATCGGCTGCCTTAGTCATCCGGCGCTCGACTGGCTCAATTCCTATGGCATCCGCTTGCTGGAGCCTTTTTCCAGCCGCTGGTTTTATGGCGATGCGCTGTTCATCGTCGATGTCTGGATTTGGGTCGTGGCGATTGCCACGCTGACAATTTCGCAGCGGCGCGAGAAGCAGGGGCGGGCAAAGTGGAACCGCCCCGCGCTGGTCGGGCTGGTCGCGATCCTGGCCTATATCAACGCCAACCTGATCATCACCGCCACGGCCGAGGCCGCCGCGCCGCAGCGCGATGCCATTGCCGTGCCGGTGCCGCTTGCGTTTTGGGAACGGGACCTGATCGTCGATACCGATGGGCCGATCTACACCGGGTACGCCTTGCAGCGCTGGTCTTTGGCCGGGGGCACGCAGCCGCCGCAGATGCTGGTCGATCAGCCCGCGTGCCTGCACCCGCTGCAACTGACGCAGTTCGCGCCGAATAACCGGGAACTGGCCGCTTTCCTGTTCTGGTCCCGCGCGCCCTATATCGAGCGGCAGGAACGCGACGGACAGGTCATCGACGTGCTGCGCGATGCGCGCTTCACAGGTTCTGCGGGGTCGCGGTTCCAGGTGCCAGTGCCGGTTCCGGCAGAGGCGGAAAACTGCCTTCAGGAGTGA
- a CDS encoding 2-oxoacid:acceptor oxidoreductase subunit alpha — protein sequence MASQPSPATAPEAVVVRFAGDSGDGMQLTGGQFTLSTALAGNDLATFPDFPAEIRAPQGTLFGVSAFQINFGSTAIETAGDAPDVLVAMNPAALKVNLAALKPGGLIIADTGEFSKRNLDKAKYAENPLENDSLAKWQVLAFDISALTLEAVKPFGLGNKEALRCKNMWTLGLALWMFDRPREPIHQWLKAKFAKAPDLADANIAALDAGHAYGETAELSGPLKQVHVDPVASEPGLYRTVTGAESISLGLVAGAQLAELPMFFGGYPITPASAILHHLAKLKEFNVQTFQAEDEIAAICSAIGASYAGQLGVTSSSGPGIALKGEAMGLAIMTELPLVIVNSQRGGPSTGLPTKTEQSDLYQAVYGRNGDAPMPVIAARSPADAFECAIEACRIAVQYMTPVMLLTDGYIANAAEPWKVPDPASYAPFPAKFLTEKNGDGGETLHPYARDEKGARPWIKPGTPGLMHRIGGIEKAQNTGHIDYAPDNHQAMTDARKAKIDGVANAIPDQDVCLGGESGKLVLVGWGSTFGPIHQAVRRARKRGLDVSHVHVRHVWPMPKNLGPLLKGFDKVLVPEMNTGQFKTVLRDQFLVDAQPLTKTSGQPFAIAELEDAICDALGEPRASQIGGEVEVNETQLPSPEAANS from the coding sequence ATGGCGTCCCAACCCAGTCCCGCCACGGCACCCGAAGCCGTCGTTGTCCGTTTTGCGGGCGATTCCGGTGACGGTATGCAGCTGACCGGCGGACAGTTCACGCTCTCTACCGCGCTGGCCGGCAACGACCTTGCGACATTCCCCGACTTCCCGGCGGAAATCCGCGCGCCGCAGGGGACGCTGTTCGGCGTTTCCGCGTTCCAGATCAACTTCGGGTCGACCGCCATCGAAACCGCGGGCGATGCGCCCGACGTGCTGGTGGCAATGAACCCGGCCGCGCTGAAGGTGAACCTTGCTGCGCTGAAGCCGGGCGGGCTGATCATCGCCGATACGGGCGAGTTTTCGAAGCGCAACCTCGACAAGGCGAAGTACGCGGAAAATCCGCTGGAGAACGACAGCCTTGCGAAATGGCAGGTGCTGGCCTTCGACATCAGCGCGCTGACGCTGGAGGCGGTGAAGCCGTTCGGCCTTGGCAACAAGGAAGCGCTGCGCTGCAAGAACATGTGGACGCTGGGCCTTGCGCTGTGGATGTTCGACCGTCCGCGCGAACCGATCCACCAGTGGCTGAAGGCGAAGTTTGCCAAGGCGCCCGATCTGGCCGATGCCAATATCGCCGCGCTGGATGCTGGTCATGCTTATGGCGAGACGGCGGAGCTTTCAGGTCCGCTGAAGCAGGTTCACGTCGATCCCGTTGCTTCGGAACCCGGCCTTTACCGCACCGTTACGGGCGCGGAGAGCATTTCGCTCGGCCTCGTCGCCGGGGCGCAACTGGCCGAATTGCCGATGTTTTTCGGCGGCTATCCGATCACGCCGGCATCGGCGATCCTGCATCACCTTGCGAAGCTGAAAGAGTTCAACGTCCAGACGTTTCAGGCAGAGGACGAGATCGCCGCGATCTGTTCGGCTATCGGCGCGTCCTATGCGGGGCAGCTGGGCGTAACGTCCTCCTCCGGTCCGGGTATCGCGTTGAAGGGGGAGGCGATGGGCCTTGCCATCATGACGGAGCTTCCGCTCGTCATCGTGAACAGCCAGCGTGGCGGGCCTTCGACCGGCCTGCCGACCAAGACCGAGCAGTCGGACCTGTATCAGGCGGTCTATGGCCGCAACGGCGACGCACCGATGCCGGTGATCGCCGCGCGCAGCCCTGCCGACGCGTTCGAATGCGCGATCGAGGCGTGCCGCATCGCGGTGCAGTACATGACCCCGGTCATGCTGCTGACCGACGGTTACATCGCCAATGCCGCCGAACCGTGGAAGGTGCCCGATCCGGCCAGCTATGCGCCGTTCCCGGCCAAGTTCCTGACCGAAAAGAACGGTGATGGCGGCGAAACGCTGCATCCGTACGCCCGCGACGAAAAGGGCGCGCGGCCGTGGATCAAGCCAGGTACGCCGGGCCTGATGCACCGCATTGGCGGGATCGAGAAGGCACAGAACACCGGCCACATCGACTATGCGCCCGACAACCATCAGGCGATGACCGACGCGCGCAAGGCGAAGATCGACGGCGTGGCGAACGCGATCCCCGATCAGGACGTCTGCCTTGGGGGCGAAAGCGGCAAGCTGGTCCTTGTCGGTTGGGGCAGCACGTTCGGCCCGATCCATCAGGCGGTGCGCCGCGCGCGCAAGCGCGGGCTGGACGTCAGCCACGTTCATGTCCGCCACGTCTGGCCGATGCCGAAGAACCTTGGCCCGCTGCTCAAGGGTTTTGACAAGGTCCTGGTGCCCGAAATGAACACCGGCCAGTTCAAGACCGTGCTGCGCGACCAGTTCCTTGTCGATGCCCAGCCGCTGACCAAGACCAGTGGCCAGCCCTTTGCCATCGCCGAACTGGAAGATGCGATCTGCGACGCGCTGGGCGAACCGCGCGCCAGCCAGATCGGCGGCGAAGTCGAAGTCAACGAGACCCAGCTTCCCAGCCCGGAAGCGGCGAATTCCTGA
- a CDS encoding phosphatase PAP2 family protein has protein sequence MTVPAETVTLPARGWRIDRRKALIIAALCWGGYAVLVWAVTTGRTGTFDDTGLLFWRGAQGTAPRGPDWLLEMVRDLTALGGVLLRHVFALVAVVALLFLKLRREALLLAVTIVGGWIVNSGMKALVGRARPEIVPHLTEAGGASFPSGHSFNAAVVYIAIALALATLSARQSVRLTVIGAAIVLSLAIAWSRVWLGVHWPSDVAAGWLGGAGWAFLAAALLQRSVEHAADRAVAANRPHS, from the coding sequence ATGACAGTCCCCGCCGAAACCGTCACCCTGCCCGCCCGCGGCTGGCGTATCGATCGCCGCAAGGCGCTGATTATCGCGGCGCTGTGCTGGGGCGGATATGCCGTGCTGGTCTGGGCGGTGACGACGGGGCGAACGGGCACTTTCGACGACACCGGACTGCTGTTCTGGCGCGGCGCACAGGGCACGGCCCCGCGCGGGCCGGACTGGTTGCTGGAAATGGTGCGAGACCTCACGGCGCTGGGCGGCGTGCTGCTGCGCCATGTCTTCGCATTGGTGGCTGTCGTAGCATTGCTTTTCCTCAAACTGCGGCGTGAAGCACTGTTGCTAGCTGTCACCATCGTCGGCGGGTGGATCGTCAATAGCGGGATGAAAGCGCTGGTCGGGCGCGCCCGGCCCGAGATCGTGCCCCACCTGACCGAGGCAGGCGGGGCCAGTTTTCCCAGCGGGCACAGTTTCAACGCGGCGGTGGTCTATATCGCCATCGCGCTGGCGTTGGCGACACTATCGGCACGGCAATCGGTGCGGTTGACGGTGATCGGCGCGGCAATCGTGCTCAGCCTTGCCATCGCGTGGAGCCGGGTGTGGCTGGGCGTCCACTGGCCCAGCGATGTAGCGGCGGGCTGGCTGGGCGGTGCGGGCTGGGCCTTTCTGGCCGCCGCGCTGTTGCAAAGATCCGTCGAACACGCCGCAGACCGCGCGGTTGCGGCCAACCGGCCTCACTCCTGA
- a CDS encoding SDR family NAD(P)-dependent oxidoreductase, with protein MSEQSVTGPLAGKLALVTGASRGIGAATAIELAARGAHVILTARDDRKLEQVEDTIHAAGGSATIAPMDLAEPDSIARLASAVSGRWDALDVLVINAAVFVPHMAVQDLDPKAFANALTVNVLATQTLLSAFHPMLKKAESGTVIGMTSTVGAAPRAYWGGYSVSKAAFDNLIQTYALENQNTSQIRAALVNPGATRTEMRARAMPGEDPATVQPPETVATFIANMLGEEIPNGKILSVKDAQ; from the coding sequence ATGAGCGAACAGTCCGTCACCGGGCCGCTTGCCGGCAAGCTGGCGCTTGTCACCGGGGCGAGCCGGGGTATCGGCGCGGCGACCGCCATCGAACTGGCCGCCCGCGGCGCGCACGTGATCCTGACCGCGCGCGACGATCGCAAGCTGGAGCAGGTAGAGGACACGATCCACGCCGCCGGGGGCAGCGCGACCATCGCGCCGATGGATCTGGCCGAACCCGACTCGATCGCGCGGCTTGCCTCCGCCGTATCGGGACGGTGGGATGCGCTGGACGTTCTGGTCATCAATGCCGCCGTTTTCGTGCCGCACATGGCGGTGCAAGACCTCGATCCCAAGGCATTCGCCAACGCGCTCACGGTTAACGTGCTGGCGACGCAGACCCTGCTTTCGGCGTTCCACCCCATGTTGAAAAAGGCCGAGAGCGGCACGGTCATCGGCATGACCAGCACGGTCGGTGCCGCCCCCCGCGCCTATTGGGGCGGATACAGCGTGAGCAAGGCCGCGTTCGACAACCTGATCCAGACTTACGCGTTGGAAAACCAGAATACTTCGCAAATCCGCGCGGCTCTGGTGAACCCCGGCGCGACCCGCACCGAAATGCGCGCGCGGGCCATGCCGGGTGAGGATCCGGCAACCGTCCAGCCGCCCGAAACGGTGGCGACATTCATCGCCAACATGCTTGGTGAAGAAATTCCGAACGGGAAGATTCTTTCCGTTAAGGACGCGCAGTAA
- a CDS encoding cryptochrome/photolyase family protein: protein MTAPQIVWFRRDLRLADHPALCAAASAGPVIPVYVLDDETTGDRKMGGASRWWLHHSLASLDKSLGRHRSRLVLRRGDAAKELAKLAKEVGAGAVHAIRHYEPWWRKAQGALGKEVDLGLYDGNYLLPPGTVTTGSGDPYKIYTPFAKAARQCLPAREVLDEPSFSNPDTWPKSDKLDDWDLLPTKPDWAGGFRKAWDVGESAAMAQIDDFADRVKDYEGDRNMPSIDGSSRLSPHLHFGEISPTQVWDRLARHSGQGADTYRGELLWRDYAQTIICQFPAYPSESYRDYDPSLWRNPNRGHVIAEELAAWQQGRTGYPIVDAGMRQLWATGWMHNRVRMIAASFLVKHLLIDWRHGEQWFWDTLVDADYGNNGVNWQWISGTGVDSNMFVRIMAPLTQSEKFDAGDYIREWVPELADLPDAQIHDPDDRHRPDDYADKIIGHKEARERALAAYREMKA from the coding sequence ATGACTGCCCCCCAAATCGTCTGGTTCCGCCGCGACTTGCGCCTTGCCGACCATCCCGCCCTGTGTGCCGCCGCCAGCGCGGGGCCGGTCATCCCGGTCTATGTGCTGGACGATGAGACTACTGGCGATCGCAAGATGGGCGGGGCATCGCGCTGGTGGCTGCACCATTCGCTGGCCTCGCTCGACAAGTCGTTGGGGCGGCATCGGTCGAGGCTCGTATTGCGCCGGGGCGATGCGGCGAAGGAACTGGCCAAGCTGGCGAAAGAGGTCGGAGCCGGGGCCGTGCACGCAATCCGGCATTACGAGCCGTGGTGGCGCAAGGCGCAGGGCGCGCTGGGGAAAGAGGTCGATCTGGGCCTCTATGACGGCAACTACCTGCTGCCGCCGGGCACGGTCACGACCGGATCGGGCGATCCGTACAAAATCTATACCCCCTTCGCGAAGGCCGCCCGGCAGTGCCTGCCCGCGCGAGAGGTGCTGGACGAACCGTCGTTCTCAAACCCCGACACCTGGCCGAAATCCGACAAGCTGGACGACTGGGACCTGCTCCCGACCAAGCCCGACTGGGCGGGGGGCTTCCGCAAGGCTTGGGACGTGGGCGAGAGCGCGGCGATGGCGCAGATCGATGATTTTGCCGACCGTGTGAAGGACTACGAAGGCGACCGCAACATGCCCTCCATCGATGGATCGTCGCGCCTGTCGCCGCACCTGCATTTCGGGGAAATCAGCCCGACGCAGGTCTGGGACCGGCTGGCGCGCCATTCGGGGCAAGGGGCGGATACCTATCGCGGCGAATTGCTGTGGCGCGACTATGCGCAGACCATTATCTGCCAGTTTCCGGCCTATCCGTCCGAAAGCTATCGCGATTACGACCCGTCGCTGTGGCGCAATCCCAATCGCGGGCACGTGATTGCGGAGGAGCTGGCGGCGTGGCAGCAGGGGCGCACCGGATATCCCATTGTCGATGCTGGAATGCGGCAGTTGTGGGCCACCGGGTGGATGCACAACCGCGTGCGGATGATCGCGGCCAGCTTCCTCGTCAAACACCTGCTGATCGATTGGCGGCATGGCGAGCAGTGGTTCTGGGACACGCTGGTCGATGCCGATTACGGCAATAACGGGGTCAACTGGCAGTGGATTTCGGGCACCGGCGTGGATAGCAACATGTTCGTGCGGATCATGGCGCCCCTGACCCAGTCGGAAAAATTCGACGCGGGCGACTATATCCGCGAATGGGTGCCCGAACTGGCCGACCTGCCCGATGCGCAGATCCACGACCCGGACGACAGGCATCGGCCAGACGATTACGCGGACAAGATTATCGGCCACAAGGAAGCGCGAGAGCGAGCGTTGGCCGCCTATCGCGAAATGAAAGCCTGA
- a CDS encoding RNA pyrophosphohydrolase gives MTTPDPALYRPCAGLMIVNRASRVFVGKRIDTKEGDWWQMPQGGVDPGEDPDDAAFRELHEETGIARDKVEIIARSEQELFYDLPEELQGKLWSGKFIGQRQSWFLMRFLGEDADIDLNVHDPAEFLDYRWTDPELLPEMIIPFKRPVYSAVLEMFRPHL, from the coding sequence ATGACCACGCCAGACCCCGCCCTTTACCGCCCCTGCGCCGGGCTGATGATCGTGAACCGGGCCTCTCGCGTATTTGTGGGCAAGCGGATCGACACGAAGGAAGGCGACTGGTGGCAGATGCCGCAAGGTGGCGTCGATCCGGGGGAGGATCCGGACGATGCTGCTTTCAGAGAGCTGCACGAAGAAACCGGCATCGCTCGCGATAAGGTCGAAATCATCGCCCGCAGCGAGCAGGAGCTGTTCTACGACCTGCCGGAAGAATTGCAGGGCAAGCTATGGTCCGGCAAGTTCATCGGCCAGCGGCAGAGCTGGTTCCTGATGCGCTTTCTGGGCGAGGATGCGGACATCGACCTGAACGTCCACGATCCGGCTGAGTTCCTCGACTATCGCTGGACCGATCCGGAATTGCTGCCCGAAATGATCATCCCGTTCAAACGCCCGGTTTACAGCGCCGTGCTGGAGATGTTCCGCCCGCACCTGTAA